The Halobacterium litoreum genome includes a region encoding these proteins:
- a CDS encoding CTP-dependent riboflavin kinase, with protein MSQATGAGEVGYDELAVLKLLALDGALRGEVKVSCGDLADRLDASNQTASRRLQALEDAALVERDLVSDGQWVAATEAGERALEREYEDYRRIFEDPGELDLVGVVTSGMGEGRHYISLPGYNRQFVEKLGYDPYPGTLNVELDGESKRARAAMDAMDGVPIEGWEDEDRTYGSATCYPCTVAAADGEFSPVHVIVPDRTHHDEDQIELIAPEKLRDELGLLDDDEVTVRVEEQ; from the coding sequence ATGTCACAAGCCACCGGCGCGGGCGAGGTCGGGTACGACGAACTCGCCGTGCTGAAACTCCTCGCGCTCGACGGCGCGCTCCGCGGCGAGGTCAAAGTCTCCTGTGGCGACCTCGCCGACCGACTCGACGCCTCCAATCAGACGGCCTCGCGCCGCCTGCAAGCCCTGGAGGACGCCGCGCTCGTGGAACGCGACCTCGTCAGCGACGGCCAGTGGGTCGCCGCCACCGAGGCCGGCGAGCGAGCGCTCGAACGCGAGTACGAGGACTACCGCCGCATCTTCGAGGACCCCGGCGAACTCGACCTCGTCGGCGTCGTCACCTCCGGCATGGGCGAGGGCCGCCACTACATCAGCCTCCCCGGCTACAACCGCCAGTTCGTCGAGAAACTCGGCTACGACCCCTACCCCGGCACGCTGAACGTCGAACTCGACGGCGAGAGCAAGCGCGCCCGCGCCGCGATGGACGCGATGGACGGCGTCCCCATCGAGGGCTGGGAGGACGAGGACCGCACCTACGGCTCCGCGACCTGCTACCCGTGTACGGTCGCCGCCGCCGACGGCGAGTTCTCGCCGGTCCACGTCATCGTCCCCGACCGTACCCACCACGACGAGGACCAGATCGAACTCATCGCGCCCGAGAAACTCCGCGACGAACTCGGCCTCCTGGACGACGACGAGGTGACTGTCCGTGTCGAAGAGCAGTAA
- the ribB gene encoding 3,4-dihydroxy-2-butanone-4-phosphate synthase, translating into MSKSSNATGVERAVDAFADGDPVLVHDAADREGEVDLIYPAEAVAPDDVARLRNDAGGLVCVALGSEAADAFDLPFLADELDHPAADHGHLGYDDRSSFSLPVNHRDTFTGITDADRALTISELGRAAADPDSVDFAETFRAPGHVHVLRAAPSLADRLGHTELGVALADEAGVAPAAVVCEMLDDETGDARSVADAKAYADRHDLVYVEGSELVAALAE; encoded by the coding sequence GTGTCGAAGAGCAGTAACGCCACCGGCGTCGAGCGCGCCGTCGACGCGTTCGCCGACGGCGACCCCGTGCTCGTCCACGACGCCGCCGACCGCGAGGGCGAAGTCGACCTGATTTACCCCGCCGAGGCCGTCGCGCCCGACGACGTGGCGCGCCTCCGCAACGACGCGGGCGGCCTCGTCTGCGTCGCGCTCGGGTCCGAGGCCGCCGACGCCTTCGACCTCCCGTTCCTCGCCGACGAACTCGACCACCCCGCCGCCGACCACGGCCACCTCGGGTACGACGACCGGTCGTCGTTCTCCCTGCCCGTGAACCACCGCGACACCTTCACCGGCATCACGGACGCCGACCGCGCGCTCACCATCTCCGAACTCGGGCGCGCCGCCGCCGACCCCGACAGCGTGGACTTCGCGGAGACGTTCCGCGCGCCCGGCCACGTCCACGTCCTGCGCGCCGCGCCGTCGCTCGCCGACCGCCTCGGCCACACCGAACTCGGCGTCGCGCTCGCCGACGAAGCCGGCGTCGCGCCCGCCGCCGTCGTCTGCGAGATGCTCGACGACGAGACCGGGGACGCGCGCTCGGTCGCCGACGCGAAGGCGTACGCCGACCGCCACGACCTCGTCTACGTCGAAGGCAGCGAGTTGGTGGCGGCGCTCGCGGAGTGA